The segment TGCTGCGATGAGAAGGCAGATCCGTTATCGCAATAAAATTTTTCGGGGATTCCATGCCGCAAAATGGCCTTTTTCAGGCTGTCCTCCATGCGTGGCAACTTTTCGTCCCAGTAAAACTGCGCATGGACAATGAGGCGGCTGTAATCATCCAGAATAGCGAACAGGATCGCTTTTTTCCGCTTTTTCGGGTCTTTAGGATCCGGCAAATACAGGGTGTGCTGGAAATCGAACTGCCAGAGCACATGCACATCTTCGGCCTCGAAACGCCGGTGTCCGTGACTTCCCGTGCCATCTTTCAGCAGATCCTTGCGGCTGACACCTGCTTTTTTTAGATGGCGTGCCAGCGTGCTGGCTGCAATCTGGCCGGGTCCTACCGCGCCACCTTCTTCGAGGATGAAGATAATCTGCTCGACGCTGCGTTCAGGCCGTTGTCGTCTCAACCGGATCGCTTCCTGCAGCACCGCTGGCGGAATCCGGAGATTCGTTTTCTTTGTTCGGCCTTTGGGCTTGAGGCCGTCCCATTCGCCCTTGCGGTATTGGGAGAGATACCGTTCGAGCGTACGCATGCTTACTTTCGTTTTGGTGCTGCCGGGAATGTGGTACGTTTGGCTGGCTGTGCGCTCCAAGTAGGCCTTGAGCTCGCCGGGGGCCATCGGGGTCTGCCTGCTGACGATGGGAGCAATCAGGCTGTAGCGAAACGCGGCTATTTGTTCGGATAAAGATGGGTCCATAACTGGTAAACCTCCTCACAAAATGGAATAAGATGGGTAATGTCCCTCGTGTTCCATTATGAGGCGCCGTTGGCTTATCCGACAGGACAGGCTTTGTGGTATTTTATCCGTGCTCCGTCACCGCCAGTGAGAGGCAGAGGCGGTTTACGCCCATGAGAAAACGGATTGGCCTGAAGATGGGAAGTTGCCTGCGGACGGTTTCCCAGCAAGAACGCAAGCCAGTCCACAGGGACGGCGAACGGGGAAGCGTCAGATGCGGCACGTGCGCGATCAGCCATGCCCATAACCCGGATTCAAGCTGCGCCAGACGTTTGGCCCATCCCCGGACCAAGCGCCCGATCGTCTTTTCGGAACAAGGGCCACCGGGAAGTGTATCCGTTTCCTCCGCGACGGCTTCCAGCGTAGTTCCGTTCTCAATGGAATTGATAAGTTCCTCTTGCAAATCCAATGTCATTCGCTGGTACGGTTCGAGGAAGATGGGGATAACGGAGTGAACATAGCCGCAAACCGGACAGCGAAAACGAAAGATTGATATACGTGCGTTCTGGGAAGGTGTACAGGCAGATCGCTCAAATTGACTG is part of the Pelotomaculum isophthalicicum JI genome and harbors:
- a CDS encoding DDE-type integrase/transposase/recombinase; this encodes MDPSLSEQIAAFRYSLIAPIVSRQTPMAPGELKAYLERTASQTYHIPGSTKTKVSMRTLERYLSQYRKGEWDGLKPKGRTKKTNLRIPPAVLQEAIRLRRQRPERSVEQIIFILEEGGAVGPGQIAASTLARHLKKAGVSRKDLLKDGTGSHGHRRFEAEDVHVLWQFDFQHTLYLPDPKDPKKRKKAILFAILDDYSRLIVHAQFYWDEKLPRMEDSLKKAILRHGIPEKFYCDNGSAFSSQHLARICGKLGIHLSHSRPYRPQGRGKIERMFKFVDTSFKPEAYQQIQEGRITTLEQLNQALTSWIDGYYHERVHGSTKQSPKVRAALSKRVPRRKTLAELTEIFLWEETRKVDKTGCISLDGNIYEVDLELCGERVLLRYDPFDLSRIQVWHDGKQWADATVVDLSRLHDRRVKPEAATFTEEA